In one Streptomyces sp. T12 genomic region, the following are encoded:
- a CDS encoding SpoIIE family protein phosphatase, producing the protein MPTGPATGGTGPARSRERFLQGEPVETGVRASILNSWQRCGALGLSPDQDDLPFRDDFDPDGRIVRAAVPVLDRLQFRFAGSAMNISVADASGTVLLRRFGEASLARALPAIQRVPGFVFAEGVAGTNGIGLALAERRLIRVYGAEHFAERSQGSACRALPVRDPLSGRIEGVLCFGYPRSAEDPALATVIRKAAKAIERRLLGQSSARGRALLRAYLDAGARTAAGLQRGIGVDELALELRPRDRSVLLGKATELISRGDRAAVDVHLSDGRRVTLVSRPVTSASGVAGIAIEAVLPGLAPGKPLAVPHQADEPLSLPAELAGVPDVPLSGAVHAAPAPEHHRSVIASSGHLPVAEPGQGGTTADAGGATDHRADSASPARGLVLVGEPHVGTYALAARRRLELLSEVSTRIGTTLDVRRTAEELAETAVPRLADFVTIDLPEAVLRGEESADASSDLRRTVVHGIRDDLPFRPVGKRVDYGPTTPQLRCLTSGQAVLEPDLKAAAGWLAQDPEHTEQLLSHVHSLIAVPLVARGVVLGIAGFYRGQDPAPFGDDDRKLAQELATRAALSIDNARRYTRERTMVLALQHSLLPHGLPDQDAVEVAHRYLPAESDVGGDWYDVVPLSGARVGLFVGDVVGHGMLSAATMGRLRTAARSFAELDFPPDDVLTHLDNLVGRLDREDPVSDGGGIIGATCLYAIYDPTSQQCTMARAGHPPPAVVHPDGTVSFPDLPAGPPLGLGGLPFEATEIHLPEGSQVVLYTDGLIEDRQRDVDVVLDQLRGVLAHSERTPEETCQAVLDTVAPAHPCDDIALLVARTHALDPDRIATWDLPADPALVCEVRAAAVRQLADWGLDEAAFAAELMLSELVTNAIRHGAGPIRVRLLHNRTLICEVSDASNTAPHLRRAAGTDEGGRGLFLVAQLSRSWGTRYLPQGKVIWAECGLAGV; encoded by the coding sequence ATGCCGACGGGGCCTGCGACAGGCGGCACAGGGCCCGCTCGTTCCCGTGAGCGGTTTCTGCAGGGTGAGCCGGTCGAGACCGGCGTACGAGCGTCGATCTTGAATTCATGGCAGCGCTGCGGGGCACTGGGGCTCTCGCCGGACCAGGACGACCTTCCCTTCCGGGATGATTTCGATCCGGATGGCCGGATCGTGCGCGCGGCCGTGCCCGTGCTCGACCGGCTGCAGTTTCGGTTCGCCGGCAGCGCGATGAACATTTCCGTTGCCGACGCGAGCGGGACGGTTCTCCTGCGCCGTTTCGGAGAGGCGTCCCTGGCCAGAGCTCTCCCGGCGATCCAGCGCGTCCCGGGATTCGTGTTCGCCGAGGGGGTCGCCGGTACCAACGGCATCGGTCTCGCCCTCGCGGAGCGTCGACTCATCCGGGTCTACGGCGCCGAGCACTTCGCGGAGCGTTCGCAGGGAAGCGCCTGCCGCGCACTCCCCGTCCGGGACCCGCTCAGCGGCCGTATCGAGGGTGTCCTGTGCTTCGGATATCCGCGCAGCGCCGAGGACCCGGCGCTGGCCACGGTGATACGCAAGGCGGCGAAGGCCATCGAGCGGCGGCTGCTCGGGCAGAGTTCCGCGCGAGGGCGCGCTCTGCTGCGGGCGTACCTGGACGCGGGAGCCAGAACCGCGGCCGGTCTCCAGCGCGGTATCGGGGTGGACGAACTGGCCCTCGAACTGCGCCCCCGAGACCGGTCCGTCCTCCTGGGGAAGGCCACCGAGCTGATCTCCCGAGGGGATCGAGCCGCCGTCGACGTGCATCTGTCCGACGGCCGGCGGGTCACGCTCGTGAGCCGTCCGGTGACGAGCGCCTCCGGGGTGGCAGGCATCGCCATCGAGGCCGTCCTCCCCGGCCTCGCACCGGGCAAGCCCCTTGCCGTCCCGCACCAGGCCGACGAGCCGCTGAGCCTGCCCGCTGAGCTTGCCGGCGTCCCTGACGTCCCGTTGTCCGGGGCTGTTCATGCTGCCCCGGCGCCCGAGCATCATCGCTCCGTCATCGCATCGTCCGGGCACCTGCCCGTTGCCGAACCCGGCCAGGGCGGCACGACCGCCGACGCCGGCGGCGCGACGGATCATCGCGCCGACTCCGCGTCCCCGGCGCGAGGGCTCGTGCTGGTGGGGGAGCCGCACGTGGGGACGTACGCCCTGGCCGCGCGACGTCGCCTGGAGCTGCTCTCCGAGGTCAGCACCCGCATAGGTACCACCCTCGACGTACGCCGCACCGCCGAGGAACTCGCCGAGACGGCGGTCCCGCGACTGGCCGACTTCGTCACCATCGACCTGCCCGAGGCCGTACTGCGCGGTGAGGAGTCCGCCGATGCCAGCAGTGACCTGCGCCGTACGGTGGTCCACGGCATTCGCGACGACCTTCCCTTCAGGCCGGTCGGCAAGCGGGTCGACTACGGCCCGACGACGCCCCAGCTGCGGTGTCTGACCAGCGGGCAGGCAGTGCTGGAACCGGACCTGAAGGCCGCCGCGGGCTGGCTCGCGCAGGACCCCGAGCACACCGAGCAACTGCTCAGCCACGTCCACTCCCTCATCGCGGTGCCCCTGGTCGCCCGCGGCGTCGTGCTGGGCATCGCCGGCTTCTACCGAGGGCAGGACCCCGCACCCTTCGGTGACGACGACCGCAAGCTGGCCCAGGAACTGGCCACCCGAGCCGCCCTGTCCATCGACAATGCCCGGCGCTACACGCGCGAACGCACCATGGTCCTGGCCCTGCAGCACAGCCTGCTCCCGCACGGTCTGCCCGATCAGGACGCCGTCGAGGTCGCGCATCGCTACCTGCCCGCCGAATCCGACGTCGGCGGAGACTGGTACGACGTCGTTCCCCTCTCGGGGGCCCGGGTCGGCCTCTTCGTCGGCGACGTCGTCGGACACGGCATGCTCTCCGCGGCCACCATGGGCCGACTGCGCACCGCCGCACGCAGCTTCGCCGAACTCGACTTCCCTCCGGACGACGTCCTCACCCACCTCGACAACCTCGTGGGACGCCTGGACCGGGAGGACCCCGTCTCCGACGGCGGCGGCATCATCGGCGCCACCTGCCTGTACGCGATCTACGACCCGACCTCGCAGCAGTGCACCATGGCCCGAGCAGGCCATCCGCCGCCCGCGGTGGTCCATCCCGACGGCACGGTGTCCTTCCCCGACCTGCCCGCCGGACCTCCTCTCGGTCTCGGCGGCCTGCCCTTCGAGGCCACCGAGATCCACCTCCCCGAGGGCAGCCAGGTCGTGCTCTACACGGACGGACTCATAGAGGACCGGCAACGCGACGTCGACGTGGTCCTCGACCAGCTGCGAGGAGTCCTGGCCCACTCGGAGCGCACGCCCGAGGAGACCTGCCAGGCCGTCCTGGACACCGTGGCGCCCGCTCATCCCTGCGACGACATCGCCCTGCTCGTCGCCCGTACCCACGCCCTGGACCCCGACCGGATCGCCACCTGGGACCTGCCCGCCGACCCGGCCCTGGTCTGCGAAGTCCGCGCCGCCGCCGTTCGGCAGCTGGCCGACTGGGGCCTCGACGAGGCCGCGTTCGCCGCGGAACTCATGCTCAGTGAGCTGGTCACCAACGCCATCCGCCACGGTGCCGGGCCCATCCGGGTACGGCTGCTCCACAACCGCACCCTGATCTGCGAGGTCTCCGACGCCAGCAACACCGCCCCGCACCTGCGCCGAGCGGCCGGCACCGACGAGGGTGGTCGTGGCCTGTTCCTCGTCGCGCAGCTGTCACGGAGCTGGGGTACGCGCTACCTCCCGCAGGGCAAGGTCATCTGGGCCGAGTGCGGGCTCGCCGGTGTTTGA
- a CDS encoding sugar ABC transporter ATP-binding protein, with product MYDAPDTSDQAIPPLGAEPLVRIRGLRKRFGGTLALAGVDVDVHAGSVLALLGPNGAGKSTLIKVLSGVHHADSGQITVDGHPLGSHAASRSMSFIHQDLGLVEWMTVAENIALNTGYARRAGLISWRRTREEGTDALRIVAAHLDPDAPIAHLAPTERSLVAIARALASRAKLIVLDEPTARLPAADCARLFRVLHALRDRGHGILYVSHRLDEVYEVADTFAVLRDGHLVSHGPLADHSPARLVHDIVGEELTHRHLARIPADGPAVLTLDGVRTAGAGPVSVELRAGEILGLVGLSGAGHMDLGRALAGARPILDGTVLLGGRPYRPRTVADAVGLGVGLVPGDRQQEGCLAELTVRENLLANPRAGSLPAPRWISPRRERAEATTLIERFSVRPRDSEAPIATLSGGNQQKVMISRWLRVGLRLLILEEPTASVDVGAKAAVYRLLDEALAAGLAILLISTDFEEVVGACRRALVFVGGSVTSELSGPGLTVAGLTRSASAMPSSGTATHP from the coding sequence GTGTACGACGCTCCCGACACCTCTGATCAGGCGATCCCGCCCCTTGGAGCGGAACCTCTGGTCCGCATCCGCGGGCTCCGCAAAAGGTTCGGGGGGACCCTCGCGCTGGCCGGGGTCGACGTCGACGTCCACGCCGGCAGCGTCCTCGCCCTCCTGGGCCCCAACGGCGCCGGAAAGTCCACGCTCATCAAGGTGCTCTCCGGCGTCCACCACGCCGACTCGGGGCAGATCACGGTGGACGGGCACCCACTCGGAAGTCATGCCGCATCGCGCAGCATGTCCTTCATCCACCAGGACCTCGGTCTCGTGGAGTGGATGACGGTCGCCGAGAACATCGCCCTGAACACCGGGTATGCGCGCCGCGCCGGACTGATCTCCTGGCGGCGGACCCGCGAGGAGGGCACCGACGCCCTGCGGATCGTCGCCGCACATCTCGACCCCGACGCACCGATCGCCCACCTCGCCCCCACCGAACGCTCCCTGGTCGCCATCGCCCGAGCTCTGGCGTCACGGGCGAAGCTCATCGTCCTCGACGAACCGACCGCCCGCCTCCCGGCCGCGGACTGCGCCCGGCTCTTCCGCGTCCTGCACGCCCTGCGCGACCGGGGGCACGGCATCCTCTACGTCAGCCACCGCCTGGACGAGGTGTACGAGGTGGCCGACACCTTCGCGGTTCTGCGCGACGGGCACCTCGTCAGCCACGGCCCGCTCGCGGACCACAGCCCCGCCCGCCTGGTGCACGACATCGTCGGCGAGGAACTGACACACCGCCACCTCGCCCGCATCCCCGCCGACGGCCCCGCCGTCCTGACGCTCGACGGCGTACGGACCGCCGGCGCGGGACCGGTCAGTGTGGAACTCAGGGCCGGAGAAATCCTGGGCCTGGTCGGCCTCTCGGGCGCCGGGCACATGGACCTGGGACGGGCCCTCGCCGGCGCCCGGCCCATCCTCGACGGGACGGTGCTCCTCGGCGGCCGACCGTACCGCCCTCGTACGGTCGCGGACGCCGTGGGCCTGGGTGTCGGACTGGTGCCCGGGGACCGACAGCAGGAGGGCTGCCTCGCCGAGCTGACCGTACGGGAGAACCTCCTGGCCAACCCCCGCGCGGGCAGTCTGCCGGCACCGCGGTGGATCAGCCCCCGCCGCGAACGCGCCGAGGCCACCACCCTCATCGAACGGTTCTCGGTCCGGCCCCGCGACAGCGAGGCCCCCATCGCCACCCTGTCCGGTGGAAACCAGCAGAAGGTGATGATCAGCCGCTGGCTCCGAGTGGGCCTGCGCCTGCTGATCCTCGAGGAGCCGACCGCGAGTGTGGACGTGGGAGCCAAGGCCGCGGTCTACCGGCTGCTCGACGAGGCGCTGGCCGCCGGCCTCGCGATCCTGCTCATCTCCACCGACTTCGAGGAGGTCGTCGGCGCGTGCCGGCGCGCTCTGGTCTTCGTCGGCGGGTCCGTGACGTCAGAGCTGAGCGGCCCGGGCCTCACTGTCGCCGGGCTCACCCGGTCGGCTTCGGCCATGCCATCCTCCGGAACCGCGACGCATCCATGA
- a CDS encoding ABC transporter permease: MTPSLRGPGGHLIGAYGLLALTGLLFLIFSLTLPRTFPTLDTVDSILSNQSIPAILALAAMVPIVTGAFDLSIGYGLGLAHVMVMQLIVNLGWPWPLACLAVIVGGAVVGVLNGVIVVFGRIDSFIATLGTGSMLYAATGWVTDGGRIVPGPQGLPAAFTDLYDSTFLNLPVPAFYVLMLAAALWLVLERLPFGRYLYVIGSNPRAADLVGIPTRRYTVYAFTASGLIVGFDGVLLAAQQQIGNPSVGLDYLLPAFVGALLGATAIKPGRPNALGTVVAVAVLAVGLTGIGQMGADFWTVPLFHGGTLLLAVGLAGYAARRRLRTGAVSARDAPAEPPEPPSSPTQDDGPTGTAP; this comes from the coding sequence ATGACCCCCTCGCTGCGCGGCCCGGGCGGGCACCTCATCGGCGCTTACGGCCTACTGGCCCTCACCGGCCTGCTCTTCCTGATCTTCTCCCTCACCCTGCCGCGTACGTTTCCCACGCTGGACACCGTCGACTCGATCCTGTCCAACCAGTCGATCCCGGCCATCCTCGCGCTCGCCGCCATGGTCCCCATCGTCACCGGCGCATTCGATCTCTCGATCGGCTACGGCCTCGGCCTCGCACACGTCATGGTGATGCAGCTCATCGTCAACCTCGGGTGGCCCTGGCCGCTCGCCTGCCTCGCGGTGATCGTCGGAGGGGCGGTCGTCGGCGTCCTCAACGGTGTCATCGTCGTGTTCGGCCGGATCGACTCCTTCATCGCCACGCTCGGGACCGGCAGCATGCTGTACGCCGCAACCGGCTGGGTCACCGACGGCGGCCGGATCGTCCCCGGACCGCAGGGCCTCCCGGCAGCCTTCACCGACCTCTACGACTCCACCTTCCTGAACCTGCCGGTCCCCGCCTTCTACGTGCTCATGCTCGCGGCCGCCCTCTGGTTGGTGCTGGAACGGCTGCCGTTCGGCCGGTACCTGTACGTCATCGGGTCGAACCCGCGCGCCGCCGACCTGGTCGGCATCCCGACCCGCAGGTACACCGTCTACGCGTTCACCGCGTCGGGACTGATCGTCGGCTTCGATGGTGTGCTGCTCGCGGCCCAGCAGCAGATCGGCAATCCCAGCGTCGGCCTCGACTACCTGCTGCCCGCCTTCGTCGGCGCCCTGCTCGGCGCCACCGCGATCAAACCCGGCCGGCCCAACGCCCTGGGCACCGTCGTCGCCGTCGCCGTCCTGGCCGTCGGCCTCACCGGCATCGGCCAAATGGGCGCCGACTTCTGGACGGTCCCGCTGTTCCACGGCGGCACCCTGCTCCTCGCCGTCGGACTGGCCGGCTACGCCGCCCGCCGCCGACTGCGTACCGGCGCCGTATCCGCCCGCGACGCGCCCGCCGAGCCGCCGGAGCCACCGTCCTCCCCGACGCAGGACGACGGCCCTACGGGCACCGCTCCATGA
- a CDS encoding substrate-binding domain-containing protein, with the protein MHRNANRKATTGAHRVRLAACALLAAATVLAGCERGSESGPDESTAGPSGCPAVHARAQAAVSRAEQMDVSWNGPTTGPAAEPGKTIVYVAQTMTNPGVAGAAKGVREAARVIGWNVRVIDGGGTPAGIQAAMSQAVAVRPSGIVIGGFDPNSTLQQVSRANAAGIRLIGWHAVAAPGPSRRPELFTNVTTRVEDVAAISAQWIIADSGGRAGAVLITDASIPFAKNKSDLIRKELATCSGVKLLAYENIPIPDASSRTPRVIASLLSRFQNRWTHSVAINDLYFADAAPAFRAAGEKGSGPPFNIGAGDGDPSAFQRINSRQYQAATVPEPLSQQGWQIVDEFNRAFAGRPASGYVAPVHITTADNSEGATTWDPSGYREAYRKIWGK; encoded by the coding sequence GTGCACCGCAACGCCAACCGCAAGGCCACCACCGGCGCCCACCGGGTACGGCTCGCCGCCTGCGCCCTGCTGGCGGCGGCAACCGTCCTTGCCGGCTGCGAACGCGGCTCGGAGAGCGGGCCGGACGAGTCCACCGCGGGCCCGAGCGGCTGCCCCGCAGTCCACGCCCGGGCCCAGGCCGCCGTCAGCCGGGCGGAGCAGATGGATGTCTCCTGGAACGGCCCGACCACCGGCCCCGCGGCGGAGCCCGGCAAGACCATCGTCTACGTCGCCCAGACCATGACCAACCCCGGAGTCGCCGGCGCCGCGAAAGGGGTGCGGGAAGCGGCGCGGGTCATCGGCTGGAACGTCCGGGTGATCGACGGCGGGGGCACCCCGGCCGGCATCCAGGCGGCCATGAGCCAGGCCGTGGCAGTCAGGCCCTCGGGCATCGTCATCGGCGGCTTCGACCCCAACTCGACCTTGCAGCAGGTCTCGAGGGCCAACGCGGCAGGCATCCGGCTCATCGGCTGGCACGCCGTCGCCGCTCCCGGCCCCAGCCGGCGGCCCGAGCTCTTCACCAACGTCACCACCCGGGTCGAGGACGTCGCCGCCATCAGCGCGCAATGGATCATCGCCGACTCGGGCGGCCGTGCTGGCGCCGTGCTCATCACCGACGCCTCGATCCCCTTCGCCAAGAACAAGTCCGACCTGATCAGGAAGGAGCTCGCCACCTGCTCGGGCGTGAAGCTGCTGGCCTACGAGAACATCCCGATCCCGGACGCGAGCAGCCGCACCCCTCGGGTGATCGCCTCTCTCCTCTCCCGCTTCCAGAACAGGTGGACCCACTCCGTCGCCATCAACGACCTGTACTTCGCCGACGCGGCCCCCGCATTCCGCGCGGCCGGCGAGAAGGGCTCCGGCCCACCGTTCAACATCGGCGCCGGCGACGGCGACCCCTCCGCCTTCCAGCGCATCAACAGCAGGCAGTACCAGGCCGCCACCGTGCCCGAGCCGCTGTCCCAGCAGGGCTGGCAGATCGTCGACGAGTTCAACCGCGCCTTCGCCGGCCGGCCCGCCAGCGGATACGTGGCCCCCGTCCACATCACCACGGCCGACAACAGCGAGGGGGCCACGACCTGGGATCCATCGGGCTACCGGGAGGCGTACCGGAAGATCTGGGGCAAGTGA
- a CDS encoding GNAT family N-acetyltransferase, with amino-acid sequence MKIVLRTPTADGVREAIAALREWQHDETPMQLHPGDIGWNYRFGTAETAAAVRTWSRNGRILAVGMLDSPTLVRMTVASDAFHDEDLARRLVEDFSLPERGVLPEGAVSIEAPQGLLLHDLLTKEGWGVDEPWTPLFRDLAEAVEDPGVRIKEIGLEQAQDFADVLRSAFNPTKPTREYRHKMSAAPFYADARCLGAYDDQGHPAAVVTVWSAGPGKPGLVEPMGVHTDHRGRGYGRAITVAGAAALREMGSSSVRVCTPSSNVGGVATYKAAGFAARPEIADRIRKV; translated from the coding sequence ATGAAAATTGTGCTGAGGACGCCGACGGCCGACGGAGTGCGCGAGGCCATTGCGGCGCTGCGGGAGTGGCAGCACGACGAAACGCCGATGCAGCTGCATCCCGGGGACATCGGCTGGAACTACCGGTTCGGAACAGCCGAGACGGCCGCGGCGGTGCGGACCTGGAGCCGGAACGGACGGATCCTCGCCGTCGGGATGCTGGATTCGCCGACGCTCGTGCGGATGACGGTCGCTTCCGACGCTTTCCATGACGAGGACTTGGCGCGGCGGCTCGTCGAGGACTTCTCGCTGCCCGAGCGCGGCGTGCTGCCGGAAGGAGCGGTGTCCATCGAGGCGCCGCAGGGCCTGCTGCTCCACGACCTGTTGACCAAGGAGGGCTGGGGCGTCGACGAGCCGTGGACGCCGCTCTTCCGCGACCTCGCCGAAGCGGTGGAGGACCCCGGCGTGCGGATCAAGGAGATCGGCCTGGAGCAGGCACAGGACTTCGCCGACGTCCTGCGGTCCGCGTTCAACCCCACGAAGCCCACGCGCGAGTACCGGCACAAGATGTCCGCGGCACCGTTCTACGCCGACGCCCGCTGCCTGGGTGCTTACGACGACCAGGGCCACCCCGCGGCGGTGGTGACGGTCTGGTCGGCCGGCCCGGGGAAGCCGGGACTGGTCGAGCCGATGGGCGTCCACACGGACCACCGCGGCCGCGGCTATGGCCGGGCGATCACCGTCGCCGGGGCGGCCGCACTGCGGGAGATGGGCTCGTCAAGCGTGCGCGTGTGCACGCCGAGCTCCAACGTCGGCGGCGTCGCCACGTACAAGGCGGCCGGGTTCGCGGCGAGGCCGGAGATCGCCGACCGGATCCGGAAGGTCTGA
- a CDS encoding helix-turn-helix domain-containing protein → MRCADGGGLTAKGRRPREAVRLETAGLFAEGVVPPEVSRQLRVSSKSAYQWQQAWREGGAEALASRGSGGQRCKL, encoded by the coding sequence ATGCGCTGTGCGGATGGGGGCGGGCTGACGGCGAAGGGCCGTCGGCCCCGCGAGGCGGTGCGGCTGGAGACTGCCGGGTTGTTCGCCGAAGGGGTCGTCCCGCCAGAGGTCTCCCGCCAGTTGCGGGTCAGCTCGAAGTCGGCCTACCAGTGGCAGCAGGCTTGGCGGGAGGGCGGGGCCGAGGCGTTGGCCTCCCGGGGCTCGGGCGGGCAGCGCTGCAAGCTGTAA
- a CDS encoding pyridoxamine 5'-phosphate oxidase family protein — protein MNHTHESTGSVGERRLQHLLGTADQAATFYDRQVQDRLTPQMADFIGRQTMAFLSTSDADGACDVTFRAGPPGFVTVLDDGTLTYPEYRGNGVLASAGNITENPHIGLLFVDFAHDHIGLHVNGAARLHGDEEQRRAYPSLPVDTAPGRRPEFWVHITVEEAYVHCSKHIPHLVPAPRPRPGAQRPKDADYFVARAEHQSLPHEGEQTAGTHTGPLPGRG, from the coding sequence GTGAACCACACCCACGAGTCCACCGGCTCCGTCGGCGAGCGCCGCCTGCAGCACCTTCTTGGCACGGCCGACCAGGCCGCCACCTTCTACGACCGCCAGGTGCAGGACCGTCTGACCCCCCAGATGGCGGATTTCATAGGGCGGCAGACCATGGCGTTCCTGTCCACATCGGACGCCGACGGAGCCTGTGACGTCACATTCCGTGCCGGTCCCCCGGGCTTCGTCACTGTGCTGGACGACGGCACCCTCACCTACCCCGAGTACCGTGGGAACGGGGTCCTCGCCAGTGCGGGAAACATCACCGAGAACCCGCATATCGGCCTGCTCTTCGTCGACTTCGCCCATGACCACATCGGCCTACACGTCAATGGCGCAGCTCGGCTCCACGGGGACGAGGAGCAGCGGCGGGCCTACCCCAGCCTTCCTGTGGACACCGCTCCAGGGCGCAGGCCCGAATTCTGGGTGCACATCACGGTGGAGGAGGCGTACGTGCACTGCTCCAAGCACATCCCCCATCTCGTGCCGGCGCCGCGTCCACGCCCGGGGGCCCAACGGCCAAAGGATGCCGATTACTTCGTCGCCCGCGCCGAGCACCAGTCCCTACCGCACGAGGGCGAGCAGACTGCGGGAACTCACACCGGACCGCTGCCGGGCAGGGGTTGA
- a CDS encoding carboxylesterase family protein, translating into MAVPGRADGAAPFSAGKPLICGTCRDETVFFSLFGPIFRIDEAGLRSRLSSTYQGAELDQIINTFQASQPGATPAQLYFAITTSPIWRDAIKIAEAKRAQHAAPVFMYQLAYPSPTLVPGTDFPIGSPHASDINLKFANTDKNLDYILNKDQSPERLATARHMSELGAGFAHTGRPTAAGVPSWPAYTLTDRATMWLDARCRIVTYPDRNERLFWENRD; encoded by the coding sequence GTGGCCGTCCCAGGCCGTGCCGATGGCGCCGCGCCCTTCTCGGCCGGCAAGCCGCTGATATGCGGCACCTGCCGCGACGAGACGGTGTTCTTCAGTCTCTTCGGTCCCATCTTCCGCATCGACGAGGCCGGACTGCGCTCCAGGCTGAGCAGCACGTATCAGGGCGCCGAACTCGACCAGATCATCAACACCTTCCAGGCATCGCAGCCCGGCGCGACGCCGGCACAGCTCTACTTCGCGATCACCACCTCGCCCATCTGGCGCGACGCGATCAAGATCGCGGAGGCCAAACGGGCGCAGCACGCCGCGCCCGTGTTCATGTACCAGCTCGCCTACCCGAGCCCGACCCTGGTGCCCGGCACCGATTTCCCCATCGGCTCACCGCACGCGTCGGACATCAACCTCAAGTTCGCCAACACCGACAAGAACCTCGACTACATCCTCAACAAGGACCAGTCGCCGGAACGGCTGGCGACCGCACGGCACATGAGCGAGCTGGGGGCGGGTTTCGCCCACACGGGCCGCCCCACGGCGGCGGGCGTGCCGAGCTGGCCCGCCTACACCCTGACCGACCGTGCCACGATGTGGCTCGACGCCAGGTGCCGGATCGTCACCTACCCTGACAGGAACGAAAGACTGTTCTGGGAGAACCGTGACTGA
- a CDS encoding PEP-utilizing enzyme, with translation MVRSLDPALASLLPGLAGLVAETGSALSHLAVLARECRVPTAVGVPGAVDRFPDGTSLTLDGGTGEVTVGDTLGAAPELASIREESAA, from the coding sequence GTGGTCCGTTCCCTCGACCCCGCCCTGGCCTCGCTGTTGCCCGGTCTGGCCGGGCTCGTCGCGGAGACCGGCAGCGCCCTGTCCCACCTCGCCGTACTGGCCCGCGAATGCCGGGTGCCCACCGCGGTGGGCGTGCCCGGAGCGGTCGACCGCTTCCCCGACGGGACTTCGCTGACCCTGGACGGCGGGACAGGAGAAGTGACCGTGGGCGACACCCTCGGCGCGGCACCGGAACTCGCTTCGATACGTGAGGAGTCGGCGGCATGA
- a CDS encoding alpha/beta fold hydrolase — translation MVDLCSVDVGGVRLVYEVSGPPDAVPLVLLHALGEDATDWEAVVPVLARSRRVYALDLRGHGRSDWPGEYSLELMQADVLGCLDVLGLGTVDLIGHSMGGIVAYLLAEDHPQRVRRLVLEDVPLPRPREQTTPTRPAGDLTFDWEMVLAVRRQIDAPDPRWLERLSDITAETLVVAGGPRSHVPQDGIAELARRIPGGRVVTIPVGHLIHHTAPEAFTEVVSAFLLTEEEARPARRP, via the coding sequence ATGGTTGATCTGTGCTCGGTCGACGTGGGAGGGGTCCGGCTGGTTTATGAGGTGTCGGGTCCGCCGGATGCTGTGCCCCTGGTCCTGTTGCACGCGCTGGGCGAGGATGCCACCGACTGGGAGGCAGTGGTGCCTGTCCTCGCCCGCAGCAGACGGGTGTACGCCCTCGATCTTCGCGGTCACGGCCGAAGCGACTGGCCGGGGGAGTACTCGCTCGAACTCATGCAAGCCGATGTGCTCGGGTGCCTGGACGTGCTGGGGCTTGGCACAGTGGACCTGATCGGGCACTCCATGGGCGGGATCGTGGCCTACCTGCTTGCGGAGGACCATCCGCAGCGGGTGAGGAGGCTCGTCCTGGAAGACGTTCCACTACCGCGTCCCAGGGAGCAGACCACCCCGACCAGGCCTGCCGGCGACCTGACCTTCGACTGGGAGATGGTACTGGCCGTTAGGCGGCAGATCGACGCGCCCGACCCCAGGTGGCTGGAGCGGCTCAGCGACATCACTGCCGAGACCCTCGTGGTGGCTGGCGGCCCACGCAGCCATGTGCCCCAGGACGGCATCGCCGAACTGGCCCGTCGCATCCCTGGCGGGCGGGTGGTCACCATCCCGGTCGGACACCTGATCCACCACACGGCGCCGGAGGCGTTCACGGAAGTGGTTTCGGCGTTCCTGCTGACAGAGGAGGAGGCCCGCCCTGCCCGCCGGCCCTGA
- a CDS encoding PadR family transcriptional regulator: MALEHAILVSLLEKPGSGYELARRFERSIGYFWTATHQQIYRVLKRMESDGWIDVRDVPQQGRPDKKEYSVADLGRAALSSWLHDPIEPESVRHDLAVKIRGAAFDDPAALIREVERHRQAHRDRLAHYLAGEARDFTGPEASAAGSQAPLDAERELQHVVLRGGIAYERMMIDWLDDVLATLARFGPGR; this comes from the coding sequence ATGGCGCTCGAACACGCGATTTTGGTGTCGCTTTTGGAGAAGCCGGGATCCGGATATGAGCTGGCCCGGCGTTTCGAGCGGTCCATCGGCTACTTCTGGACCGCGACTCACCAACAGATCTATCGCGTGCTCAAGCGCATGGAGAGCGACGGTTGGATCGACGTCAGGGATGTCCCGCAGCAGGGCCGGCCGGACAAGAAGGAGTACAGCGTCGCCGACCTCGGCCGGGCCGCGCTGTCTTCCTGGCTGCATGATCCGATCGAGCCGGAGAGCGTCCGCCACGACTTGGCCGTGAAGATCCGGGGCGCCGCCTTCGACGACCCGGCCGCCCTGATCCGCGAGGTGGAGCGGCACCGGCAGGCGCACCGGGACCGGCTGGCGCACTATCTCGCCGGAGAGGCACGGGACTTCACCGGGCCCGAGGCAAGTGCAGCCGGTTCACAGGCGCCGCTCGACGCGGAGCGGGAGCTCCAGCACGTCGTACTGCGCGGCGGCATCGCGTACGAGCGGATGATGATCGACTGGCTGGACGACGTGCTTGCCACGCTGGCCCGGTTCGGTCCGGGCCGCTGA